In one Myxocyprinus asiaticus isolate MX2 ecotype Aquarium Trade chromosome 1, UBuf_Myxa_2, whole genome shotgun sequence genomic region, the following are encoded:
- the LOC127435355 gene encoding caprin-1-like isoform X4, whose product MPSVTTGDNAVHSSSPDLGSAPSEALKQVLGVIDKKVRNMEKKKSKLDDYQTRKNKGEQLNQDQLEALSKAQEVAHNLEFARELQKSFMALNAEIQKTVKKAARREQLKREEAERKRLKAVLEVQYLLDQLGEESVRRDLTQSSGEAPLLTESELTALDEFYKLIGPERDSSVRLAEQFEEASMHLWELLEGRDKAVAGTTYKALKETLDKMLLSGYFDRAQTHQNGVCEEETQTAAAESSESEDHPTEPEGSTQEYTETNEVEATEFVNRQFIPESTYCNSDKEQGGEWNTSSQTVSSLQEQQPPAAMSPVLVSSEPHTLNTVLPPPATDPVVRKQAVQDLMAQMQGTFNFMQDSMLDFEGPPLDPAIVSAQPMKPLQMVCPPAHTESRLPQHNTLPVQPEPVQVPMVPPPKETYSSTPPLYQPPHASEPRPQTDTIDPLQVFNMNAPVPPTNEIDSQKISSQYQSSYGQGFSTQATLPAEQQEIPQESMQSVVGPFHSQDQGIPSAGGHQSAPQQPSGQGTGFGRPGQSFYSNRAMPRAGPRNPRGAMNGYRGPSNGFRGGYDGYRAPFPNTPNTGYGQTQFSTPRDYSNSTYQRDGYQQSFKRGATQGSRGCSRGRGGLYRSSRGMGPMAAQQTS is encoded by the exons ATGCCATCAGTGACCACTGGCGACAATGCTGTTCACTCCTCCAGTCCAGATTTGGGCTCTGCGCCATCTGAAGCCCTCAAGCAAGTTCTTGGTGTAATTGACAAGAAGGTTCgcaacatggaaaaaaaaaag AGCAAGCTGGATGATTACCAGACAAGGAAGAATAAAGGAGAACAGCTCAACCAGGATCAGCTG GAGGCTTTGTCTAAAGCGCAGGAGGTGGCTCACAACTTGGAGTTTGCTCGTGAGCTGCAGAAGAGCTTCATGGCTTTAAATGCGGAG ATCCAGAAAACTGTGAAAAAGGCGGCACGGCGGGAGCAGTTGAAGAGGGAGGAGGCAGAGCGCAAGCGACTGAAGGCGGTGCTGGAGGTGCAGTACCTTCTGGACCAGCTCGGGGAGGAAAGTGTGAGGCGCGACCTGACTCAGTCCAGTGGGGAAGCCCCCCTGCTTACAGAGTCAGAACTCACTGCCTTGGACGAGTTCTACAAACTGATTGGCCCTGAGCGGGACTCTAGTGTAAG GTTGGCTGAGCAGTTTGAGGAAGCATCCATGCATTTGTGGGAGTTGTTGGAAGGAAGGGATAAAGCTGTGGCTGGAACCACAT ACAAAGCCCTTAAGGAAACCTTGGACAAGATGCTGCTAAGTGGGTACTTTGATCGTGCTCAAACACATCAGAATGGAGTGTGTGAAGAGGAGACGCAGACTGCTGCTGCAGAGTCATCGGAGAGCGAGGACCACCCTACTGAGCCCG AGGGGTCCACTCAAGAATACACGGAAACTAATGAGGTTGAAGCAACGGAG TTTGTAAACAGACAGTTCATTCCAGAATCCACCTACTGCAACAGTGACAAAGAACAAGGAGGAGAGTGGAACACAAGCTCTCAG ACGGTGAGCTCTCTCCAGGAGCAGCAGCCTCCTGCAGCCATGAGCCCGGTTCTCGTCAGCTCAGAACCACACACGCTGAACACAGTCCTGCCTCCCCCTGCAACAGACCCTGTGGTCAGGAAGCAGGCAGTCCAAGATCTCATGGCTCAAATGCAGGGTACCTTCAACTTCATGCAG GATTCCATGCTGGATTTTGAGGGACCACCTTTAGATCCTGCCATTGTGTCAGCACAACCTATGAAACCTTTGCAGATGGTCTGTCCACCAG CTCACACGGAATCCAGACTCCCCCAACACAACACACTTCCTGTGCAGCCAGAACCCGTGCAA GTCCCTATGGTCCCCCCTCCAAAAGAGACGTATTCCTCCACACCCCCTTTGTACCAGCCCCCTCATGCCTCTGAGCCCCGACCGCAGACAGACACCATTGACCCTCTCCAG GTGTTCAATATGAATGCTCCAGTTCCTCCAACCAATGAGATAGACTCTCAAAAGATTTCCAGTCAGTACCAGAGTAGTTATGGCCAGGGTTTCAGCACACAGGCCACCCTTCCAGCTGAGCAGCAGGAAATTCCTCAGGAATCCATGCAGTCAG TGGTTGGCCCTTTCCATTCTCAAGACCAAGGTATTCCATCTGCAGGGGGGCACCAGTCTGCACCTCAGCAGCCTTCAGGGCAGGGCACTGGTTTCGGGCGGCCAGGTCAGTCCTTTTATAGCAACCGAGCAATGCCACGTGCTGGACCCAGAAATCCCAGAGGGGCCATGAACGGCTACCGTGGACCATCCAATGGATTCAGAG GTGGATATGATGGGTATCGTGCTCCATTCCCCAACACTCCCAACACCGGATATGGGCAGACGCAGTTCAGCACTCCACGAGATTACTCCAACAGCACCTACCAACGG GATGGATATCAGCAAAGCTTCAAGCGAGGAGCCACCCAGGGATCTCGAGGTTGCTCTCGAG GACGAGGGGGACTATATCGGTCCAGCAGAGGAATGGGTCCCATGGCCGCACAACAGACAAGCTAA
- the LOC127435355 gene encoding caprin-1-like isoform X2: MPSVTTGDNAVHSSSPDLGSAPSEALKQVLGVIDKKVRNMEKKKSKLDDYQTRKNKGEQLNQDQLEALSKAQEVAHNLEFARELQKSFMALNAEIQKTVKKAARREQLKREEAERKRLKAVLEVQYLLDQLGEESVRRDLTQSSGEAPLLTESELTALDEFYKLIGPERDSSVRLAEQFEEASMHLWELLEGRDKAVAGTTYKALKETLDKMLLSGYFDRAQTHQNGVCEEETQTAAAESSESEDHPTEPEGSTQEYTETNEVEATEFVNRQFIPESTYCNSDKEQGGEWNTSSQTVSSLQEQQPPAAMSPVLVSSEPHTLNTVLPPPATDPVVRKQAVQDLMAQMQGTFNFMQDSMLDFEGPPLDPAIVSAQPMKPLQMVCPPAHTESRLPQHNTLPVQPEPVQVPMVPPPKETYSSTPPLYQPPHASEPRPQTDTIDPLQVSMSLSSEQPPTPSTQSQVFQPVSKPLHSGINVNAAPFQSMQAVFNMNAPVPPTNEIDSQKISSQYQSSYGQGFSTQATLPAEQQEIPQESMQSVVGPFHSQDQGIPSAGGHQSAPQQPSGQGTGFGRPGQSFYSNRAMPRAGPRNPRGAMNGYRGPSNGFRGGYDGYRAPFPNTPNTGYGQTQFSTPRDYSNSTYQRDGYQQSFKRGATQGSRGCSRGNAQVMRS; the protein is encoded by the exons ATGCCATCAGTGACCACTGGCGACAATGCTGTTCACTCCTCCAGTCCAGATTTGGGCTCTGCGCCATCTGAAGCCCTCAAGCAAGTTCTTGGTGTAATTGACAAGAAGGTTCgcaacatggaaaaaaaaaag AGCAAGCTGGATGATTACCAGACAAGGAAGAATAAAGGAGAACAGCTCAACCAGGATCAGCTG GAGGCTTTGTCTAAAGCGCAGGAGGTGGCTCACAACTTGGAGTTTGCTCGTGAGCTGCAGAAGAGCTTCATGGCTTTAAATGCGGAG ATCCAGAAAACTGTGAAAAAGGCGGCACGGCGGGAGCAGTTGAAGAGGGAGGAGGCAGAGCGCAAGCGACTGAAGGCGGTGCTGGAGGTGCAGTACCTTCTGGACCAGCTCGGGGAGGAAAGTGTGAGGCGCGACCTGACTCAGTCCAGTGGGGAAGCCCCCCTGCTTACAGAGTCAGAACTCACTGCCTTGGACGAGTTCTACAAACTGATTGGCCCTGAGCGGGACTCTAGTGTAAG GTTGGCTGAGCAGTTTGAGGAAGCATCCATGCATTTGTGGGAGTTGTTGGAAGGAAGGGATAAAGCTGTGGCTGGAACCACAT ACAAAGCCCTTAAGGAAACCTTGGACAAGATGCTGCTAAGTGGGTACTTTGATCGTGCTCAAACACATCAGAATGGAGTGTGTGAAGAGGAGACGCAGACTGCTGCTGCAGAGTCATCGGAGAGCGAGGACCACCCTACTGAGCCCG AGGGGTCCACTCAAGAATACACGGAAACTAATGAGGTTGAAGCAACGGAG TTTGTAAACAGACAGTTCATTCCAGAATCCACCTACTGCAACAGTGACAAAGAACAAGGAGGAGAGTGGAACACAAGCTCTCAG ACGGTGAGCTCTCTCCAGGAGCAGCAGCCTCCTGCAGCCATGAGCCCGGTTCTCGTCAGCTCAGAACCACACACGCTGAACACAGTCCTGCCTCCCCCTGCAACAGACCCTGTGGTCAGGAAGCAGGCAGTCCAAGATCTCATGGCTCAAATGCAGGGTACCTTCAACTTCATGCAG GATTCCATGCTGGATTTTGAGGGACCACCTTTAGATCCTGCCATTGTGTCAGCACAACCTATGAAACCTTTGCAGATGGTCTGTCCACCAG CTCACACGGAATCCAGACTCCCCCAACACAACACACTTCCTGTGCAGCCAGAACCCGTGCAA GTCCCTATGGTCCCCCCTCCAAAAGAGACGTATTCCTCCACACCCCCTTTGTACCAGCCCCCTCATGCCTCTGAGCCCCGACCGCAGACAGACACCATTGACCCTCTCCAG GTCTCCATGTCCCTGTCGTCCGAGCAGCCCCCCACCCCTTCCACTCAGTCCCAGGTGTTTCAGCCTGTCTCCAAACCCCTTCACAGCGGCATCAACGTTAACGCAGCTCCATTCCAGTCCATGCAAGCG GTGTTCAATATGAATGCTCCAGTTCCTCCAACCAATGAGATAGACTCTCAAAAGATTTCCAGTCAGTACCAGAGTAGTTATGGCCAGGGTTTCAGCACACAGGCCACCCTTCCAGCTGAGCAGCAGGAAATTCCTCAGGAATCCATGCAGTCAG TGGTTGGCCCTTTCCATTCTCAAGACCAAGGTATTCCATCTGCAGGGGGGCACCAGTCTGCACCTCAGCAGCCTTCAGGGCAGGGCACTGGTTTCGGGCGGCCAGGTCAGTCCTTTTATAGCAACCGAGCAATGCCACGTGCTGGACCCAGAAATCCCAGAGGGGCCATGAACGGCTACCGTGGACCATCCAATGGATTCAGAG GTGGATATGATGGGTATCGTGCTCCATTCCCCAACACTCCCAACACCGGATATGGGCAGACGCAGTTCAGCACTCCACGAGATTACTCCAACAGCACCTACCAACGG GATGGATATCAGCAAAGCTTCAAGCGAGGAGCCACCCAGGGATCTCGAGGTTGCTCTCGAGGTAATGCTCAAGTGATGCGATCCTAA
- the LOC127435355 gene encoding caprin-1-like isoform X1 — protein sequence MPSVTTGDNAVHSSSPDLGSAPSEALKQVLGVIDKKVRNMEKKKSKLDDYQTRKNKGEQLNQDQLEALSKAQEVAHNLEFARELQKSFMALNAEIQKTVKKAARREQLKREEAERKRLKAVLEVQYLLDQLGEESVRRDLTQSSGEAPLLTESELTALDEFYKLIGPERDSSVRLAEQFEEASMHLWELLEGRDKAVAGTTYKALKETLDKMLLSGYFDRAQTHQNGVCEEETQTAAAESSESEDHPTEPEGSTQEYTETNEVEATEFVNRQFIPESTYCNSDKEQGGEWNTSSQTVSSLQEQQPPAAMSPVLVSSEPHTLNTVLPPPATDPVVRKQAVQDLMAQMQGTFNFMQDSMLDFEGPPLDPAIVSAQPMKPLQMVCPPAHTESRLPQHNTLPVQPEPVQVPMVPPPKETYSSTPPLYQPPHASEPRPQTDTIDPLQVSMSLSSEQPPTPSTQSQVFQPVSKPLHSGINVNAAPFQSMQAVFNMNAPVPPTNEIDSQKISSQYQSSYGQGFSTQATLPAEQQEIPQESMQSVVGPFHSQDQGIPSAGGHQSAPQQPSGQGTGFGRPGQSFYSNRAMPRAGPRNPRGAMNGYRGPSNGFRGGYDGYRAPFPNTPNTGYGQTQFSTPRDYSNSTYQRDGYQQSFKRGATQGSRGCSRGRGGLYRSSRGMGPMAAQQTS from the exons ATGCCATCAGTGACCACTGGCGACAATGCTGTTCACTCCTCCAGTCCAGATTTGGGCTCTGCGCCATCTGAAGCCCTCAAGCAAGTTCTTGGTGTAATTGACAAGAAGGTTCgcaacatggaaaaaaaaaag AGCAAGCTGGATGATTACCAGACAAGGAAGAATAAAGGAGAACAGCTCAACCAGGATCAGCTG GAGGCTTTGTCTAAAGCGCAGGAGGTGGCTCACAACTTGGAGTTTGCTCGTGAGCTGCAGAAGAGCTTCATGGCTTTAAATGCGGAG ATCCAGAAAACTGTGAAAAAGGCGGCACGGCGGGAGCAGTTGAAGAGGGAGGAGGCAGAGCGCAAGCGACTGAAGGCGGTGCTGGAGGTGCAGTACCTTCTGGACCAGCTCGGGGAGGAAAGTGTGAGGCGCGACCTGACTCAGTCCAGTGGGGAAGCCCCCCTGCTTACAGAGTCAGAACTCACTGCCTTGGACGAGTTCTACAAACTGATTGGCCCTGAGCGGGACTCTAGTGTAAG GTTGGCTGAGCAGTTTGAGGAAGCATCCATGCATTTGTGGGAGTTGTTGGAAGGAAGGGATAAAGCTGTGGCTGGAACCACAT ACAAAGCCCTTAAGGAAACCTTGGACAAGATGCTGCTAAGTGGGTACTTTGATCGTGCTCAAACACATCAGAATGGAGTGTGTGAAGAGGAGACGCAGACTGCTGCTGCAGAGTCATCGGAGAGCGAGGACCACCCTACTGAGCCCG AGGGGTCCACTCAAGAATACACGGAAACTAATGAGGTTGAAGCAACGGAG TTTGTAAACAGACAGTTCATTCCAGAATCCACCTACTGCAACAGTGACAAAGAACAAGGAGGAGAGTGGAACACAAGCTCTCAG ACGGTGAGCTCTCTCCAGGAGCAGCAGCCTCCTGCAGCCATGAGCCCGGTTCTCGTCAGCTCAGAACCACACACGCTGAACACAGTCCTGCCTCCCCCTGCAACAGACCCTGTGGTCAGGAAGCAGGCAGTCCAAGATCTCATGGCTCAAATGCAGGGTACCTTCAACTTCATGCAG GATTCCATGCTGGATTTTGAGGGACCACCTTTAGATCCTGCCATTGTGTCAGCACAACCTATGAAACCTTTGCAGATGGTCTGTCCACCAG CTCACACGGAATCCAGACTCCCCCAACACAACACACTTCCTGTGCAGCCAGAACCCGTGCAA GTCCCTATGGTCCCCCCTCCAAAAGAGACGTATTCCTCCACACCCCCTTTGTACCAGCCCCCTCATGCCTCTGAGCCCCGACCGCAGACAGACACCATTGACCCTCTCCAG GTCTCCATGTCCCTGTCGTCCGAGCAGCCCCCCACCCCTTCCACTCAGTCCCAGGTGTTTCAGCCTGTCTCCAAACCCCTTCACAGCGGCATCAACGTTAACGCAGCTCCATTCCAGTCCATGCAAGCG GTGTTCAATATGAATGCTCCAGTTCCTCCAACCAATGAGATAGACTCTCAAAAGATTTCCAGTCAGTACCAGAGTAGTTATGGCCAGGGTTTCAGCACACAGGCCACCCTTCCAGCTGAGCAGCAGGAAATTCCTCAGGAATCCATGCAGTCAG TGGTTGGCCCTTTCCATTCTCAAGACCAAGGTATTCCATCTGCAGGGGGGCACCAGTCTGCACCTCAGCAGCCTTCAGGGCAGGGCACTGGTTTCGGGCGGCCAGGTCAGTCCTTTTATAGCAACCGAGCAATGCCACGTGCTGGACCCAGAAATCCCAGAGGGGCCATGAACGGCTACCGTGGACCATCCAATGGATTCAGAG GTGGATATGATGGGTATCGTGCTCCATTCCCCAACACTCCCAACACCGGATATGGGCAGACGCAGTTCAGCACTCCACGAGATTACTCCAACAGCACCTACCAACGG GATGGATATCAGCAAAGCTTCAAGCGAGGAGCCACCCAGGGATCTCGAGGTTGCTCTCGAG GACGAGGGGGACTATATCGGTCCAGCAGAGGAATGGGTCCCATGGCCGCACAACAGACAAGCTAA
- the LOC127435355 gene encoding caprin-1-like isoform X3, with protein MPSVTTGDNAVHSSSPDLGSAPSEALKQVLGVIDKKVRNMEKKKSKLDDYQTRKNKGEQLNQDQLEALSKAQEVAHNLEFARELQKSFMALNAEIQKTVKKAARREQLKREEAERKRLKAVLEVQYLLDQLGEESVRRDLTQSSGEAPLLTESELTALDEFYKLIGPERDSSVRLAEQFEEASMHLWELLEGRDKAVAGTTYKALKETLDKMLLSGYFDRAQTHQNGVCEEETQTAAAESSESEDHPTEPEGSTQEYTETNEVEATEFVNRQFIPESTYCNSDKEQGGEWNTSSQTVSSLQEQQPPAAMSPVLVSSEPHTLNTVLPPPATDPVVRKQAVQDLMAQMQGTFNFMQDSMLDFEGPPLDPAIVSAQPMKPLQMVCPPAHTESRLPQHNTLPVQPEPVQVPMVPPPKETYSSTPPLYQPPHASEPRPQTDTIDPLQVSMSLSSEQPPTPSTQSQVFQPVSKPLHSGINVNAAPFQSMQAVFNMNAPVPPTNEIDSQKISSQYQSSYGQGFSTQATLPAEQQEIPQESMQSGGHQSAPQQPSGQGTGFGRPGQSFYSNRAMPRAGPRNPRGAMNGYRGPSNGFRGGYDGYRAPFPNTPNTGYGQTQFSTPRDYSNSTYQRDGYQQSFKRGATQGSRGCSRGRGGLYRSSRGMGPMAAQQTS; from the exons ATGCCATCAGTGACCACTGGCGACAATGCTGTTCACTCCTCCAGTCCAGATTTGGGCTCTGCGCCATCTGAAGCCCTCAAGCAAGTTCTTGGTGTAATTGACAAGAAGGTTCgcaacatggaaaaaaaaaag AGCAAGCTGGATGATTACCAGACAAGGAAGAATAAAGGAGAACAGCTCAACCAGGATCAGCTG GAGGCTTTGTCTAAAGCGCAGGAGGTGGCTCACAACTTGGAGTTTGCTCGTGAGCTGCAGAAGAGCTTCATGGCTTTAAATGCGGAG ATCCAGAAAACTGTGAAAAAGGCGGCACGGCGGGAGCAGTTGAAGAGGGAGGAGGCAGAGCGCAAGCGACTGAAGGCGGTGCTGGAGGTGCAGTACCTTCTGGACCAGCTCGGGGAGGAAAGTGTGAGGCGCGACCTGACTCAGTCCAGTGGGGAAGCCCCCCTGCTTACAGAGTCAGAACTCACTGCCTTGGACGAGTTCTACAAACTGATTGGCCCTGAGCGGGACTCTAGTGTAAG GTTGGCTGAGCAGTTTGAGGAAGCATCCATGCATTTGTGGGAGTTGTTGGAAGGAAGGGATAAAGCTGTGGCTGGAACCACAT ACAAAGCCCTTAAGGAAACCTTGGACAAGATGCTGCTAAGTGGGTACTTTGATCGTGCTCAAACACATCAGAATGGAGTGTGTGAAGAGGAGACGCAGACTGCTGCTGCAGAGTCATCGGAGAGCGAGGACCACCCTACTGAGCCCG AGGGGTCCACTCAAGAATACACGGAAACTAATGAGGTTGAAGCAACGGAG TTTGTAAACAGACAGTTCATTCCAGAATCCACCTACTGCAACAGTGACAAAGAACAAGGAGGAGAGTGGAACACAAGCTCTCAG ACGGTGAGCTCTCTCCAGGAGCAGCAGCCTCCTGCAGCCATGAGCCCGGTTCTCGTCAGCTCAGAACCACACACGCTGAACACAGTCCTGCCTCCCCCTGCAACAGACCCTGTGGTCAGGAAGCAGGCAGTCCAAGATCTCATGGCTCAAATGCAGGGTACCTTCAACTTCATGCAG GATTCCATGCTGGATTTTGAGGGACCACCTTTAGATCCTGCCATTGTGTCAGCACAACCTATGAAACCTTTGCAGATGGTCTGTCCACCAG CTCACACGGAATCCAGACTCCCCCAACACAACACACTTCCTGTGCAGCCAGAACCCGTGCAA GTCCCTATGGTCCCCCCTCCAAAAGAGACGTATTCCTCCACACCCCCTTTGTACCAGCCCCCTCATGCCTCTGAGCCCCGACCGCAGACAGACACCATTGACCCTCTCCAG GTCTCCATGTCCCTGTCGTCCGAGCAGCCCCCCACCCCTTCCACTCAGTCCCAGGTGTTTCAGCCTGTCTCCAAACCCCTTCACAGCGGCATCAACGTTAACGCAGCTCCATTCCAGTCCATGCAAGCG GTGTTCAATATGAATGCTCCAGTTCCTCCAACCAATGAGATAGACTCTCAAAAGATTTCCAGTCAGTACCAGAGTAGTTATGGCCAGGGTTTCAGCACACAGGCCACCCTTCCAGCTGAGCAGCAGGAAATTCCTCAGGAATCCATGCAGTCAG GGGGGCACCAGTCTGCACCTCAGCAGCCTTCAGGGCAGGGCACTGGTTTCGGGCGGCCAGGTCAGTCCTTTTATAGCAACCGAGCAATGCCACGTGCTGGACCCAGAAATCCCAGAGGGGCCATGAACGGCTACCGTGGACCATCCAATGGATTCAGAG GTGGATATGATGGGTATCGTGCTCCATTCCCCAACACTCCCAACACCGGATATGGGCAGACGCAGTTCAGCACTCCACGAGATTACTCCAACAGCACCTACCAACGG GATGGATATCAGCAAAGCTTCAAGCGAGGAGCCACCCAGGGATCTCGAGGTTGCTCTCGAG GACGAGGGGGACTATATCGGTCCAGCAGAGGAATGGGTCCCATGGCCGCACAACAGACAAGCTAA